In Lepisosteus oculatus isolate fLepOcu1 chromosome 28, fLepOcu1.hap2, whole genome shotgun sequence, the following proteins share a genomic window:
- the arl4d gene encoding ADP-ribosylation factor-like protein 4D — protein MGNQLTEIAPNTPFLPNFQSLHVVVIGLDSAGKTSLLYRLKLREFVETIPTKGFNTEKVKVAVGNSRSITFQVWDVGGQEKLRPLWKSYTRRTDGMVFVVDSTEAERMEEAKVELHKITRTSENQGVPVLILANKQDVPAALSVTEVEKVLALHELSASTLHHVQGCSALDGQGLQPGLERLYDMILKRKKMLRHSKKRR, from the coding sequence ATGGGGAACCAGCTCACGGAAATCGCTCCCAACACGCCGTTTTTGCCCAACTTCCAGTCGTTGCATGTGGTCGTCATCGGACTCGACTCCGCAGGCAAAACGTCGCTGCTGTACAGGCTCAAACTGAGGGAGTTTGTCGAGACGATTCCCACCAAAGGGTTTAACACGGAAAAAGTCAAAGTGGCCGTGGGCAACTCGCGGTCCATCACTTTCCAGGTTTGGGATGTGGGCGGCCAGGAGAAACTGCGGCCTCTTTGGAAGTCCTACACCCGCAGGACGGACGGGATGGTCTTTGTGGTGGACTCGACCGAGGCCGAGCGCATGGAGGAGGCGAAGGTGGAACTGCACAAAATCACCCGCACCTCCGAAAACCAGGGGGTCCCCGTGTTAATCCTAGCCAACAAGCAGGACGTGCCCGCGGCTCTGTCCGTGACGGAGGTGGAGAAGGTGCTCGCCCTCCACGAGCTGAGCGCCTCCACTCTGCACCACGTGCAGGGCTGCAGCGCCTTGGACGGCCAGGGACTCCAGCCCGGGCTGGAGAGACTCTACGACATGATCCTGAAGAGGAAAAAGATGCTCAGGCACAGCAAAAAGAGGAGATGA